A single genomic interval of Xyrauchen texanus isolate HMW12.3.18 chromosome 40, RBS_HiC_50CHRs, whole genome shotgun sequence harbors:
- the rangap1b gene encoding LOW QUALITY PROTEIN: ran GTPase-activating protein 1b (The sequence of the model RefSeq protein was modified relative to this genomic sequence to represent the inferred CDS: inserted 1 base in 1 codon): protein MASGDIAQLTEALSKTHVGDAELSYKGQGMKLDNADSVKQMVQEIEQFQCLQSLRLEGNTLGVEAAQVIAKALEAKSELQQCHWSDMFTGRLRAEIPSALKSLGNALMVSGARLTQLDLSDNAFGPDGVKGIETLLKSSACYTLLELRLNNCGMGIGGGTVLASALTECHKQSSASGSPLRLKVFIAGRNRLENDGATALAQAFKILGSLEEVHMPQNGINHPGITALASAMLHNPNLQVLNLNDNTFTKRGSLAMAEVIKHLQYLKVVNFGDCLVRSEGAIAIAGALKEGLPLLRELNLSFGEICEAAALVVAKAVLGKAGLEKLDLNGNCLGEEGCEALREAMESMNIGDMLCSLSDDEGEPDDEDGDDEDGDDDEEEEDEEEEXEDGVEKENGVNGTQDVIEGKEEPRCISELMSFLSSPSAEKLLSLGAKRIQLIEQQAEVSDANKVSEVFLKISSVYEDEPEVKQAVFESTDVLMKKAFSKSHSQSYSFISTLMVNLGLLKSEDKKIKKVSVLPGHLLALEHAVAQEFFPVDQAGVLEEFVSRNGNILESCSTARDALKSTLAKRTTA from the exons ATGGCCTCTGGAGATATTGCTCAGCTTACAGAGGCACTGTCCAAGACACATGTTGGGGATGCAGAATTAAGTTATAAGGGACAAGGGATGAAGTTGGACAATGCAGATTCCG TCAAACAGATGGTGCAGGAGATCGAACAGTTTCAGTGTCTGCAGTCCCTCAGACTAGAAGGAAACACACTGGGGGTGGAAGCAGCACAGGTTATTGCAAAGGCTCTTGAAGCTAAAAGTGAACTACAG CAATGCCACTGGAGTGACATGTTCACAGGCCGTCTTCGTGCTGAAATTCCATCTGCCCTG AAATCACTAGGCAATGCATTGATGGTATCAGGGGCCAGACTGACTCAGTTGGACTTGAGTGACAATGCCTTTGGCCCAGATGGTGTAAAGGGAATTGAAACCCTCCTCAAGAGCTCTGCATGCTACACCTTACTCGAGCTCAGGCTTAATAATTGTGGCATGGGCATTGGAGGGGGTACG gtccTGGCTTCTGCATTGACTGAATGCCATAAGCAGTCTAGTGCATCTGGCTCCCCCCTGAGGTTAAAAGTTTTCATAGCTGGACGCAATCGGCTGGAGAATGATGGTGCTACTGCGCTTGCCCAAGCATTTAAG ATATTAGGCAGTCTTGAGGAGGTCCATATGCCACAGAATGGGATCAATCATCCTGGTATAACTGCTTTGGCCAGTGCCATGCTGCACAACCCAAACCTCCAGGTCCTCAATCTCAATGACAACACCTTTACCAAGAGAGGATCATTAGCCATGGCAGAG GTCATTAAGCACCTCCAGTATCTTAAGGTCGTCAATTTCGGGGACTGTCTGGTACGGTCAGAAGGGGCTATTGCTATAGCAGGGGCCCTTAAAGAGGGGCTGCCACTTCTCAGG GAATTGAATTTGTCATTTGGAGAGATTTGCGAGGCTGCTGCTTTGGTAGTTGCAAAGGCTGTACTGGGCAAAGCTGGCCTGGAGAAACTGGATCTCAACG GAAACTGCTTGGGAGAGGAAGGCTGTGAGGCTCTCAGGGAAGCAATGGAGAGCATGAACATTGGGGATATGCTTTGCTCACTCAG tgatgatgaaggagAGCCTGATGATGAGGATGGCGATGATGAGGATGgcgatgatgatgaggaggaggaggatgaggaggagg atGAAGATGGAGTAGAAAAGGAAAATGGTGTTAATGGAACACAAGATGTTATTGAAGGAAAG GAGGAGCCTCGCTGCATTTCTGAGCTCATGTCCTTCCTCAGCTCGCCATCAGCTGAGAAACTGCTCTCCCTTGGAGCCAAGAGGATCCAGCTCATTGAGCAGCAG gcTGAAGTTTCAGATGCTAATAAAGTGTCAgaagtttttcttaaaatctcATCAGTATATGAAGATGAGCCAGAAGTAAAGCAAGCTGTTTTTGAGAGTACTG ATGTCCTGATGAAGAAAGCTTTTTCCAAATCCCACTCTCAGTCCTATAGTTTCATCTCCACTCTGATGGTGAATCTGGGACTTTTAAAG AGTGAGGATAAGAAGATAAAGAAGGTGTCTGTGCTGCCTGGACACTTGCTGGCTCTGGAGCACGCAGTTGCACAGGAGTTCTTTCCAGTGGATCAGGCTGGTGTTCTGGAAGAATTTGTGTCACG AAATGGCAACATCTTAGAATCCTGTTCCACTGCCAGAGATGCTCTCAAATCCACGTTGGCGAAAAGAACCACTGCTTAA
- the LOC127633841 gene encoding BTB/POZ domain-containing protein KCTD5-like isoform X3, protein MATEDKRKTAAPQALPETGSLSTTTPYSNLNNNNNNNNNNNKDSEGSEGATTATYTAVESSGAENIIGNGSNFNATGGNNGKWVRLNVGGTVFLTTRQTLLKEQTSFLYRLCQQQDLHSDTDESGAYVIDRDPTYFGPILNYLRHGKLVYNKELAEEGVLEEAEFYNITALIKLIKEKILERDSKATQQIPPKHVYRVLQCQEEELTQMVSTMSDGWKFEQMVNIGSSYSYGTEDQAEFLCVVSKELHTSGGGLGTEQCHKTKTPDTQEEDGPREEEEEEEGERNATSNEWIRD, encoded by the exons ATGGCAACGGAAGACAAAAGAAAAACGGCGGCGCCTCAGGCTTTACCGGAAACCGGATCCCTTTCAACAACAACACCATACAGCAatctaaacaataataataacaacaacaacaataacaacaaagacAGCGAGGGAAGCGAAGGAGCCACAACAGCCACATATACAGCTGTTGAATCTAGTGGGGCTGAAAATATCATAGGAAACGGTTCTAATTTTAATGCTACTGGAGGCAATAACGGCAAATGGGTCCGTCTCAACGTTGGGGGGACGGTGTTTCTAACGACACGACAAACGCTGCTGAAGGAACAGACTTCATTTCTCTATCGACTGTGCCAGCAGCAAGACTTACATTCGGACACG GATGAATCTGGTGCTTATGTGATTGACCGAGACCCTACCTATTTTGGTCCCATACTCAACTACCTGCGACACGGGAAGCTGGTTTATAACAAGGAGCTGGCAGAAGAAG GTGTTTTGGAGGAGGCAGAATTCTACAACATCACAGCtctgattaaattaatcaaagaGAAGATTCTTGAACGAGACTCCAAGGCCACTCAA CAGATACCACCAAAGCACGTGTATCGGGTGTTGCAGTGTCAGGAAGAGGAGCTGACACAGATGGTGTCCACCATGTCGGACGGCTGGAAGTTTGAGCAG ATGGTGAACATTGGCTCATCTTACAGCTACGGAACTGAGGATCAGGCTGAATTTCTCTGTGTAGTGTCAAAAGAGCTACACACCTCTGGTGGAGGCTTGGGAACAGAGCAGTGTCACAAGACTAAG ACCCCGGACACACAGGAAGAGGATGGACCgagggaggaagaggaggaggaagagggagagagaaatgcCACCTCCAATGAGTGGATTAGAGATTAA
- the LOC127633841 gene encoding BTB/POZ domain-containing protein KCTD5-like isoform X5, which translates to MATEDKRKTAAPQALPETGSLSTTTPYSNLNNNNNNNNNNNKDSEGSEGATTATYTAVESSGAENIIGNGSNFNATGGNNGKWVRLNVGGTVFLTTRQTLLKEQTSFLYRLCQQQDLHSDTDESGAYVIDRDPTYFGPILNYLRHGKLVYNKELAEEGVLEEAEFYNITALIKLIKEKILERDSKATQQIPPKHVYRVLQCQEEELTQMVSTMSDGWKFEQVSVRACRKPRPGLLWTMVNIGSSYSYGTEDQAEFLCVVSKELHTSGGGLGTEQCHKTKLFQIHGSRM; encoded by the exons ATGGCAACGGAAGACAAAAGAAAAACGGCGGCGCCTCAGGCTTTACCGGAAACCGGATCCCTTTCAACAACAACACCATACAGCAatctaaacaataataataacaacaacaacaataacaacaaagacAGCGAGGGAAGCGAAGGAGCCACAACAGCCACATATACAGCTGTTGAATCTAGTGGGGCTGAAAATATCATAGGAAACGGTTCTAATTTTAATGCTACTGGAGGCAATAACGGCAAATGGGTCCGTCTCAACGTTGGGGGGACGGTGTTTCTAACGACACGACAAACGCTGCTGAAGGAACAGACTTCATTTCTCTATCGACTGTGCCAGCAGCAAGACTTACATTCGGACACG GATGAATCTGGTGCTTATGTGATTGACCGAGACCCTACCTATTTTGGTCCCATACTCAACTACCTGCGACACGGGAAGCTGGTTTATAACAAGGAGCTGGCAGAAGAAG GTGTTTTGGAGGAGGCAGAATTCTACAACATCACAGCtctgattaaattaatcaaagaGAAGATTCTTGAACGAGACTCCAAGGCCACTCAA CAGATACCACCAAAGCACGTGTATCGGGTGTTGCAGTGTCAGGAAGAGGAGCTGACACAGATGGTGTCCACCATGTCGGACGGCTGGAAGTTTGAGCAGGTCAGCGTGCGCGCCTGCCGAAAGCCCCGCCCCGGACTGCTCTGGACT ATGGTGAACATTGGCTCATCTTACAGCTACGGAACTGAGGATCAGGCTGAATTTCTCTGTGTAGTGTCAAAAGAGCTACACACCTCTGGTGGAGGCTTGGGAACAGAGCAGTGTCACAAGACTAAG CTTTTCCAGATCCATGGATCCCGGATGTAG
- the LOC127633841 gene encoding BTB/POZ domain-containing protein KCTD5-like isoform X1 translates to MATEDKRKTAAPQALPETGSLSTTTPYSNLNNNNNNNNNNNKDSEGSEGATTATYTAVESSGAENIIGNGSNFNATGGNNGKWVRLNVGGTVFLTTRQTLLKEQTSFLYRLCQQQDLHSDTDESGAYVIDRDPTYFGPILNYLRHGKLVYNKELAEEGVLEEAEFYNITALIKLIKEKILERDSKATQQIPPKHVYRVLQCQEEELTQMVSTMSDGWKFEQVSVRACRKPRPGLLWTMVNIGSSYSYGTEDQAEFLCVVSKELHTSGGGLGTEQCHKTKTPDTQEEDGPREEEEEEEGERNATSNEWIRD, encoded by the exons ATGGCAACGGAAGACAAAAGAAAAACGGCGGCGCCTCAGGCTTTACCGGAAACCGGATCCCTTTCAACAACAACACCATACAGCAatctaaacaataataataacaacaacaacaataacaacaaagacAGCGAGGGAAGCGAAGGAGCCACAACAGCCACATATACAGCTGTTGAATCTAGTGGGGCTGAAAATATCATAGGAAACGGTTCTAATTTTAATGCTACTGGAGGCAATAACGGCAAATGGGTCCGTCTCAACGTTGGGGGGACGGTGTTTCTAACGACACGACAAACGCTGCTGAAGGAACAGACTTCATTTCTCTATCGACTGTGCCAGCAGCAAGACTTACATTCGGACACG GATGAATCTGGTGCTTATGTGATTGACCGAGACCCTACCTATTTTGGTCCCATACTCAACTACCTGCGACACGGGAAGCTGGTTTATAACAAGGAGCTGGCAGAAGAAG GTGTTTTGGAGGAGGCAGAATTCTACAACATCACAGCtctgattaaattaatcaaagaGAAGATTCTTGAACGAGACTCCAAGGCCACTCAA CAGATACCACCAAAGCACGTGTATCGGGTGTTGCAGTGTCAGGAAGAGGAGCTGACACAGATGGTGTCCACCATGTCGGACGGCTGGAAGTTTGAGCAGGTCAGCGTGCGCGCCTGCCGAAAGCCCCGCCCCGGACTGCTCTGGACT ATGGTGAACATTGGCTCATCTTACAGCTACGGAACTGAGGATCAGGCTGAATTTCTCTGTGTAGTGTCAAAAGAGCTACACACCTCTGGTGGAGGCTTGGGAACAGAGCAGTGTCACAAGACTAAG ACCCCGGACACACAGGAAGAGGATGGACCgagggaggaagaggaggaggaagagggagagagaaatgcCACCTCCAATGAGTGGATTAGAGATTAA
- the LOC127633841 gene encoding BTB/POZ domain-containing protein KCTD5-like isoform X2, with the protein MATEDKRKTAAPQALPETGSLSTTTPYSNLNNNNNNNNNNNKDSEGSEGATTATYTAVESSGAENIIGNGSNFNATGGNNGKWVRLNVGGTVFLTTRQTLLKEQTSFLYRLCQQQDLHSDTDESGAYVIDRDPTYFGPILNYLRHGKLVYNKELAEEGVLEEAEFYNITALIKLIKEKILERDSKATQIPPKHVYRVLQCQEEELTQMVSTMSDGWKFEQVSVRACRKPRPGLLWTMVNIGSSYSYGTEDQAEFLCVVSKELHTSGGGLGTEQCHKTKTPDTQEEDGPREEEEEEEGERNATSNEWIRD; encoded by the exons ATGGCAACGGAAGACAAAAGAAAAACGGCGGCGCCTCAGGCTTTACCGGAAACCGGATCCCTTTCAACAACAACACCATACAGCAatctaaacaataataataacaacaacaacaataacaacaaagacAGCGAGGGAAGCGAAGGAGCCACAACAGCCACATATACAGCTGTTGAATCTAGTGGGGCTGAAAATATCATAGGAAACGGTTCTAATTTTAATGCTACTGGAGGCAATAACGGCAAATGGGTCCGTCTCAACGTTGGGGGGACGGTGTTTCTAACGACACGACAAACGCTGCTGAAGGAACAGACTTCATTTCTCTATCGACTGTGCCAGCAGCAAGACTTACATTCGGACACG GATGAATCTGGTGCTTATGTGATTGACCGAGACCCTACCTATTTTGGTCCCATACTCAACTACCTGCGACACGGGAAGCTGGTTTATAACAAGGAGCTGGCAGAAGAAG GTGTTTTGGAGGAGGCAGAATTCTACAACATCACAGCtctgattaaattaatcaaagaGAAGATTCTTGAACGAGACTCCAAGGCCACTCAA ATACCACCAAAGCACGTGTATCGGGTGTTGCAGTGTCAGGAAGAGGAGCTGACACAGATGGTGTCCACCATGTCGGACGGCTGGAAGTTTGAGCAGGTCAGCGTGCGCGCCTGCCGAAAGCCCCGCCCCGGACTGCTCTGGACT ATGGTGAACATTGGCTCATCTTACAGCTACGGAACTGAGGATCAGGCTGAATTTCTCTGTGTAGTGTCAAAAGAGCTACACACCTCTGGTGGAGGCTTGGGAACAGAGCAGTGTCACAAGACTAAG ACCCCGGACACACAGGAAGAGGATGGACCgagggaggaagaggaggaggaagagggagagagaaatgcCACCTCCAATGAGTGGATTAGAGATTAA
- the LOC127633841 gene encoding BTB/POZ domain-containing protein KCTD5-like isoform X4, with translation MATEDKRKTAAPQALPETGSLSTTTPYSNLNNNNNNNNNNNKDSEGSEGATTATYTAVESSGAENIIGNGSNFNATGGNNGKWVRLNVGGTVFLTTRQTLLKEQTSFLYRLCQQQDLHSDTDESGAYVIDRDPTYFGPILNYLRHGKLVYNKELAEEGVLEEAEFYNITALIKLIKEKILERDSKATQIPPKHVYRVLQCQEEELTQMVSTMSDGWKFEQMVNIGSSYSYGTEDQAEFLCVVSKELHTSGGGLGTEQCHKTKTPDTQEEDGPREEEEEEEGERNATSNEWIRD, from the exons ATGGCAACGGAAGACAAAAGAAAAACGGCGGCGCCTCAGGCTTTACCGGAAACCGGATCCCTTTCAACAACAACACCATACAGCAatctaaacaataataataacaacaacaacaataacaacaaagacAGCGAGGGAAGCGAAGGAGCCACAACAGCCACATATACAGCTGTTGAATCTAGTGGGGCTGAAAATATCATAGGAAACGGTTCTAATTTTAATGCTACTGGAGGCAATAACGGCAAATGGGTCCGTCTCAACGTTGGGGGGACGGTGTTTCTAACGACACGACAAACGCTGCTGAAGGAACAGACTTCATTTCTCTATCGACTGTGCCAGCAGCAAGACTTACATTCGGACACG GATGAATCTGGTGCTTATGTGATTGACCGAGACCCTACCTATTTTGGTCCCATACTCAACTACCTGCGACACGGGAAGCTGGTTTATAACAAGGAGCTGGCAGAAGAAG GTGTTTTGGAGGAGGCAGAATTCTACAACATCACAGCtctgattaaattaatcaaagaGAAGATTCTTGAACGAGACTCCAAGGCCACTCAA ATACCACCAAAGCACGTGTATCGGGTGTTGCAGTGTCAGGAAGAGGAGCTGACACAGATGGTGTCCACCATGTCGGACGGCTGGAAGTTTGAGCAG ATGGTGAACATTGGCTCATCTTACAGCTACGGAACTGAGGATCAGGCTGAATTTCTCTGTGTAGTGTCAAAAGAGCTACACACCTCTGGTGGAGGCTTGGGAACAGAGCAGTGTCACAAGACTAAG ACCCCGGACACACAGGAAGAGGATGGACCgagggaggaagaggaggaggaagagggagagagaaatgcCACCTCCAATGAGTGGATTAGAGATTAA